In Planktothrix serta PCC 8927, a genomic segment contains:
- a CDS encoding pentapeptide repeat-containing protein, with translation MNDKELREQVKSYIKTLVNANTDNLLELAKLIGIDPKKDLIGADLQGIDLTKADLREANLSQANLSRVNLTEANLSQANLSQANLSGVNLMGANLENADLREANLSYSNLVGTNLRGANLREADLSEAYLSHTNLSGTDLTKAYLSGAYLGNTNLLGADLNQVYLSKANLNQANLMGANLTQSNLTKTNLIESNLSRAVLTKANLFQANLSFANLSFANLSLTNLSLANLSQVVVKKTQFRYILGISAEVKDDLISRGAIFDDNSGNSLSAFLSR, from the coding sequence ATGAATGATAAAGAGTTAAGAGAGCAAGTCAAAAGCTATATTAAAACCCTTGTTAATGCCAATACTGATAATTTATTAGAATTAGCAAAACTGATCGGAATTGACCCCAAAAAGGATTTAATTGGGGCTGATTTGCAGGGGATTGATTTAACAAAAGCTGACTTAAGAGAAGCTAACCTCAGTCAAGCCAACCTAAGCCGCGTTAACCTCACTGAAGCTAACCTGAGTCAAGCTAACTTAAGTCAAGCTAATTTGAGCGGTGTTAACTTAATGGGAGCGAACCTAGAAAATGCCGATTTAAGAGAAGCTAACCTCAGTTATTCTAATCTAGTAGGGACTAATTTAAGGGGAGCAAATCTTAGAGAAGCGGACTTGAGTGAAGCCTACCTCAGTCATACAAATCTTAGTGGAACGGACTTAACGAAAGCTTATCTCAGTGGGGCTTATTTAGGCAATACTAATCTCCTAGGAGCCGACCTCAATCAAGTCTATTTAAGTAAAGCAAACTTGAACCAAGCTAACTTAATGGGAGCAAATTTAACCCAATCTAACCTAACTAAAACTAATCTGATAGAAAGCAATTTAAGCCGAGCAGTTTTAACGAAAGCTAACCTATTTCAAGCTAATTTGAGTTTTGCTAATTTGAGTTTTGCTAATTTGAGTTTGACTAATTTAAGCCTAGCTAACCTCAGTCAAGTCGTAGTGAAAAAAACTCAATTTAGATATATCCTAGGGATTTCAGCAGAAGTTAAGGATGATCTCATTAGTAGAGGTGCGATTTTTGATGATAATTCAGGTA
- the murQ gene encoding N-acetylmuramic acid 6-phosphate etherase — MEQWESRGHLLTEQINANSQNLDQLSSLELVDLFNREDVQTLLAIARSRESLAQAIDLATVALHQGGRLFYVGAGTSGRLGVLDAAECPPTFCTPPELVQGIIAGGAGALVRSSEDLEDRAEDGAMAIALRQITYLDVIVGITAGGTTPYVQGALQAARQRGAKTVFIACVPVEQVEFEADVDIRLLVGPEILAGSTRLKAGTVTKMALNILSTSVMVKLGKVYGNRMIDVAVTNKKLQDRALRILMDLTEINREAAEILLEKSGKSVKLALLMQWTGLDAVSGQELLDQHQGQLRQAVFSFPN; from the coding sequence ATGGAACAGTGGGAGTCGCGGGGACATTTATTAACCGAACAAATCAACGCTAATAGTCAGAACTTGGATCAACTCAGTTCTTTAGAATTAGTGGATTTGTTCAACCGGGAAGATGTACAAACGTTACTGGCCATCGCCCGTTCCCGTGAATCGTTGGCCCAAGCGATTGATCTCGCCACTGTTGCATTGCATCAGGGAGGGCGACTATTTTATGTTGGGGCGGGCACCAGTGGCCGTCTGGGGGTTTTGGATGCGGCGGAATGTCCCCCCACCTTCTGTACCCCTCCAGAATTAGTCCAGGGCATTATTGCGGGGGGAGCGGGTGCCTTGGTTCGCAGTTCTGAAGATTTGGAAGATCGGGCAGAAGATGGGGCGATGGCGATCGCTTTGCGCCAAATTACCTATTTAGATGTGATCGTTGGGATTACGGCCGGAGGGACAACACCCTATGTGCAGGGAGCGTTACAAGCCGCCCGTCAACGGGGGGCGAAAACGGTGTTTATTGCCTGTGTTCCGGTAGAACAGGTGGAATTTGAAGCGGATGTGGATATTCGCTTATTAGTGGGGCCAGAAATATTAGCAGGTTCGACTCGATTAAAAGCCGGAACAGTGACGAAAATGGCGTTAAATATTCTCTCAACAAGTGTGATGGTGAAGTTAGGAAAGGTTTATGGAAATCGCATGATTGATGTGGCGGTGACGAATAAAAAATTACAGGATCGAGCCTTAAGAATATTAATGGATTTGACCGAAATTAATCGAGAAGCTGCCGAAATTTTATTAGAAAAAAGTGGAAAATCGGTCAAGTTAGCGTTATTAATGCAGTGGACAGGATTAGATGCGGTATCGGGTCAAGAATTATTAGATCAGCATCAAGGACAATTAAGACAGGCGGTATTCAGTTTTCCAAATTAG
- a CDS encoding DUF3110 domain-containing protein: protein MRVYVLLFNAGTENEGIHTIQMGDRNKVLMFEDEDDATRFGVLLEAQDFPTAKVEALDEEEIKEFCQSVDYDWELVASGELAIPPEHNVDETDWQVEAEKQVEVESNLGSPELDDIRKRLEGLL, encoded by the coding sequence ATGCGAGTTTACGTGCTGCTGTTCAATGCCGGAACAGAAAATGAGGGGATTCATACGATTCAGATGGGCGATCGCAATAAAGTGTTAATGTTTGAAGACGAAGATGATGCCACCCGCTTTGGCGTGCTTCTGGAGGCTCAAGATTTCCCGACTGCTAAGGTTGAAGCCCTGGACGAAGAAGAAATTAAAGAATTTTGCCAGAGTGTTGACTATGACTGGGAATTAGTGGCATCTGGAGAGTTGGCCATTCCCCCGGAACATAATGTCGATGAAACCGACTGGCAAGTTGAGGCGGAGAAACAGGTGGAGGTAGAGTCTAATTTAGGCTCTCCTGAACTGGATGATATTCGCAAACGACTGGAAGGGTTATTATGA
- a CDS encoding class I SAM-dependent methyltransferase has protein sequence MQLVDLSRQSLALQRFIQDQTLFPATFNSAICDQDEMYLFALANHHTPDRACIRYYFNGRRILDTVRQVLNWHFGDLSQISSFLDFASGYGRFTRFLVQDIPPENIWISDIYAQAVQFQREQFGVQGIVSTTYPQDYPIQQSFDCILACSFFSHLPEATFLTWLQKLYALLSPQGILMFSVHDRELLPPHLAISASDLLFVPNSESQTLDVNEYGTTYVGETFVANCLKTISQGEAIYSRIPKGICRYQDLYLVTRNPQKPLSSLQFNHHPQGKIEQCELTEAGNLLIKGWVSEINPNSQLKEILVFINGTLIKNCLLSSQPSASDSQWSWSYQLPLAKISQQDIILIKAVNTQGLEWVFETTTVETLIQTYTVFL, from the coding sequence ATGCAGCTTGTTGATTTATCTCGTCAATCCTTAGCCCTACAACGGTTTATTCAAGATCAAACCTTATTTCCTGCTACCTTTAATTCCGCTATTTGTGATCAGGATGAAATGTATTTATTTGCTTTAGCGAATCATCACACACCGGATCGGGCTTGTATTCGTTATTATTTTAATGGTCGTCGAATTTTAGATACTGTCCGACAGGTTTTAAACTGGCATTTTGGGGATTTGAGTCAAATTTCATCTTTCTTAGATTTTGCCAGTGGTTATGGACGTTTTACTCGGTTTTTAGTTCAAGATATTCCTCCTGAAAATATCTGGATTTCTGATATTTATGCTCAGGCGGTACAATTTCAAAGGGAACAGTTTGGCGTTCAGGGAATTGTTTCTACGACCTATCCACAGGATTATCCGATTCAACAATCCTTTGATTGTATTTTAGCCTGTTCTTTTTTTAGTCATCTTCCTGAAGCGACATTTTTAACCTGGTTACAAAAACTCTATGCTTTATTATCTCCTCAAGGAATATTAATGTTTAGTGTTCATGATCGAGAACTATTACCGCCCCATTTAGCCATTTCAGCCTCCGATCTTTTATTTGTTCCCAATAGTGAAAGTCAAACCTTAGATGTGAATGAATATGGCACAACTTATGTCGGTGAAACCTTTGTTGCTAATTGTTTAAAAACCATAAGTCAGGGAGAAGCAATTTATTCTCGAATTCCTAAAGGAATTTGTCGCTATCAAGATTTATATTTAGTCACCCGCAACCCTCAAAAACCCTTATCTTCTTTACAATTTAATCACCATCCCCAAGGAAAAATCGAACAGTGTGAATTAACCGAAGCCGGAAACCTTTTAATCAAAGGATGGGTATCAGAAATCAATCCTAATAGCCAATTAAAAGAAATTTTAGTCTTCATTAATGGAACATTAATAAAAAATTGTTTATTATCTTCTCAACCCTCAGCTTCTGACTCTCAATGGTCTTGGTCTTATCAACTTCCCCTGGCCAAAATTTCTCAGCAAGACATCATTCTGATTAAAGCCGTCAATACTCAAGGCTTAGAATGGGTTTTTGAAACAACGACGGTAGAAACTTTAATTCAAACCTATACGGTCTTTTTATAA